In Lotus japonicus ecotype B-129 chromosome 5, LjGifu_v1.2, one genomic interval encodes:
- the LOC130718203 gene encoding protein REVEILLE 8 — MNSNNTSNSSSSQSMAAAAADGSSSSGKKIRKPYTITKSRESWTDEEHDKFLEALQLFDRDWKKIEDFVGSKTVIQIRSHAQKYFLKVQKNGTVAHVPPPRPKRKAAHPYPQKASKNVLMPLIPASIAYASSANTLPPGYATWDETSILMNAGSNKSMTYQDELNKADIGSKGIIQISNSSLSGVGNSTRRTPSSEIPKQGKQPLVLHGLPDFAEVYSFIGSVFDPDTNGHVQKLQEMDPINFETVLLLMRNLTVNLSSPDFEPIKEVMSTYDVNTVGVTEVKKQTTDVSCQSA, encoded by the exons ATGAATTCCAACAACACTTcgaattcttcttcttctcagtcaatggcagcagcagcagcagatggctcttcttcttctggcaAGAAGATCAGAAAGCCTTACACCATTACCAAGTCCAGGGAAAGCTGGACTGATGAAGAACATGACAAGTTTCTTGAAGCTCTTCAACT GTTTGACAGGGACTGGAAGAAAATTGAAGATTTTGTAGGTTCAAAAACGGTTATTCAG ATTCGAAGCCATGCCCAAAAATACTTCTTGAAGGTTCAAAAAAATGGGACAGTAGCTCATGTGCCTCCTCCGCGTCCTAAGCGCAAAGCAGCTCATCCTTACCCACAAAAGGCATCCAAAAATG TTTTGATGCCGCTTATACCAGCATCCATTGCTTATGCTTCTTCCGCAAATACCCTTCCACCTGGATATGCCACATGGGATGAAACTTCTATACTCATGAATGCTGGATCCAATAAATCCATGACCTATCAGGATGAGCTCAACAAAG CTGATATTGGATCAAAGGGGATAATACAAATTAGCAACAGCAGTCTTAGTGGTGTTGGAAACTCTACTAGAAGGACACCGTCGTCTGAGATACCAAAGCAAGGGAAGCAACCTCTGGTGCTTCATG GTTTGCCAGACTTTGCTGAAGTTTACAGTTTCATTGGAAGTGTTTTTGATCCAGATACAAACGGTCATGTCCAGAAGTTGCAGGAAATGGATCCTATAAATTTTGAAACT GTTTTGTTGTTAATGAGAAATCTCACTGTTAATTTGTCTAGTCCTGACTTTGAGCCCATT AAAGAGGTAATGTCAACATATGATGTCAATACCGTAGGAGTTACTGAAGTCAAGAAGCAGACAACTGATGTGTCATGTCAAAGTGCTTAA
- the LOC130716814 gene encoding 60S ribosomal protein L4-like produces the protein MVLSVTTNTQTLVAPPSPSSSSISMAAARPLVTVQALEGDMVADAASTIPIPDVMRASIRPDIVNFVHSNISKNSRQPYAVSRRAGHQTSAESWGTGRAVSRIPRVPGGGTHRAGQGAFGNMCRGGRMFAPTKIWRRWHRKINVNQKRHALVSAIAASAVPSLVLARGHRIETVPEFPLVVSDSAEGVEKSKEAIKVLKQIGAFPDAEKAKDSTGIRPGKGKMRNRRYISRRGPLVVYGTEGAKAVKAFRNIPGVEVANVERLNLLKLAPGGHLGRFVIWTKSAFEKLDSIYGSFDKPSEKKKGYLLPRSKMVNSDLARIINSDEVQSVVRPIKKDVKRATLKKNPLKNLNVMLRLNPYAKTAKRAALLAEAQRLQAKKEKLDKKRKIVSKEEASAIKAAGKAWYHTMVSDSDYTEFDNFSKWLGVSQ, from the exons ATGGTCCTATCAGTCACAACCAACACACAAACCCTAGTTGCTCCCCCCtcaccctcctcctcctccatttCAATGGCCGCAGCTCGTCCCCTTGTCACCGTGCAAGCCCTGGAGGGCGACATGGTTGCCGACGCTGCCTCAACCATTCCCATCCCCGATGTCATGAGGGCCTCCATCCGTCCTGACATCGTCAATTTCGTCCATTCCAACATCTCCAAAAACAGCCGCCAGCCTTACGCCGTCTCCCGCCGCGCCGGCCACCAGACCTCCGCCGAGTCCTGGGGAACTGGTCGCGCCGTCTCCCGTATCCCCCGTGTTCCTGGTGGTGGTACCCACCGTGCTGGCCAGGGAGCCTTCGGAAACATGTGCCGTGGTGGTCGCATGTTCGCTCCCACCAAGATCTGGCGCCGCTGGCACCGCAAGATCAACGTGAACCAGAAGCGCCATGCTCTGGTCTCCGCCATCGCCGCCTCCGCCGTTCCTTCACTTGTCCTCGCCCGCGGCCACCGCATCGAGACCGTCCCGGAGTTTCCCCTTGTCGTCAGCGATTCCGCTGAGGGTGTGGAGAAATCCAAGGAGGCTATCAAGGTTCTCAAGCAGATCGGTGCTTTCCCTGATGCTGAGAAGGCCAAGGACAGCACTGGCATTCGCCCTGGTAAGGGGAAGATGCGCAACCGTCGCTACATTTCTCGCAGGGGTCCTCTTGTTGTGTACGGTACCGAAGGCGCGAAAGCGGTGAAGGCTTTCCGCAACATTCCTGGTGTTGAGGTTGCCAATGTGGAGAGGCTCAACCTTTTGAAGCTCGCACCTGGTGGGCACCTTGGGAGGTTCGTGATTTGGACCAAGTCTGCATTCGAGAAGCTCGATTCGATTTATGGGTCATTCGATAAGCCTTCGGAGAAGAAGAAGGGTTACTTGCTTCCAAGGTCCAAGATGGTGAACTCTGATCTTGCTAGGATTATCAACTCTGATGAGGTTCAGAGTGTTGTCAGGCCGATCAAGAAGGATGTGAAGCGTGCTACCCTGAAGAAGAACCCACTGAAGAACCTCAATGTGATGCTGAGGCTCAACCCCTATGCTAAGACTGCTAAGAGGGCGGCTCTGCTTGCTGAGGCTCAGCGCCTTCAGGCTAAGAAGGAGAAGCTCGATAAGAAGAGGAAGATCGTCTCTAAG GAGGAAGCTTCTGCCATCAAGGCTGCAGGAAAAGCTTGGTATCACACCATGGTGTCAGACTCAGATTATACCGAATTCGACAACTTCTCTAAGTGGTTGGGTGTGTCACAGTGA